One stretch of Euphorbia lathyris chromosome 7, ddEupLath1.1, whole genome shotgun sequence DNA includes these proteins:
- the LOC136200455 gene encoding lysine-specific demethylase JMJ21 isoform X2, whose amino-acid sequence MHSSSVSSMEISQLPAFYIKDRRPDALGNLKVLPDDLICSILEYLTPPDAARLSCVSSVMYILCNEEPLWMTFCLNRANGPLQYAGSWKKTTLHLENVPYKYIECCGRPRHFEGFNSLFLYRRLYRCNTSLLGFSFDSATVERKKDISSQEFFHHYDGRKPVLLAGLADNWPARNTWTVDQLLKKYGETAFKISQRSSWKISMKFKDYVSYMKIQHDEDPLYIFDDKFGETAPSLLNDYSVPHLFQEDLFGILDREQRPPFRWLIIGPERSGASWHVDPALTSAWNTLLCGRKRWALYPPGRVPIGVTVHVNEENGDVNIETPSSLQWWLEFYPILADADKPVEFTQLPGETIFVPSGWWHCVLNLEMTVAVTQNFVNSRNFEYVCLDMAPGYRHKGVCRAGLLALDGGGLEKLEKDEVHDEEDLSCGNMSRKEKRARVQEVQEDPGYEATKNGHPKSYELWKQGFSYDIEFLGTFLDKERDHYNSQWSPGNAIGQRELRDWLSKLWVRKPEMRELLWKGACLALNADKWLNCLLEVCSFYSLPVPTDDEKLPVGTGSNPVYLLADQAVKIFVEEGVEASMYGLGTELHFYDVLNKVDSPLKNYVPEILASGILYLQNGNQKIVPWDGKGIPNVISQCNLIPENCEEHDFPFGLWAKKQYDCRKAGTSLSEQTDLMGHTHIWPFIITKRCKGKIFAELRDSLSWEDALNLASFLGEQVRNLHLLPYPPLNKSALELRSAKCTMEELSCKSEIPVEWEIFIRSLSRQKETVTSRLNDWGDPIPGTLIQKVHEYIPDDFTKLLNPYKYKDGLGKICKPCSWIHSDIMDDNIHMEANSVSPCMSGDSDRGRLVDRSSNGHKHADDDRSWRLSYILDFSDLSIGDRIHDLIPIYLDVFRGDPSLLKKFLESYGLPLLSNKNESTQGSDKFGRLSYHAMSRSVKGGGF is encoded by the exons ATGCATTCTTCATCTGTTTCATCAATGGAAATTTCTCAACTCCCAGCTTTCTATATTAAAGATCGCAGACCTGATGCTCTCGGCAACCTTAAAGTCCTTCCCGATGACCTCATTTGTTCTATTTTGGAGTATCTTACTCCTCCAGATGCCGCTCGTCTCTCCTGCGTCAGCAG TGTGATGTATATTTTATGCAATGAAGAACCACTCTGGATGACTTTTTGCCTCAATAGGGCGAATGGACCGCTTCAGTATGCAGGGTCCTGGAAAAAAACTACATTGCATTT GGAAAATGTGCCTTATAAATATATAGAATGCTGTGGAAGACCACGTCATTTTGAGG GTTTTAACTCTTTATTCTTGTATAGAAGATTATATAGGTGCAATACCTCTTTGCTTGGGTTTTCATTTGATTCTGCAACTgtggaaagaaagaaagacatCTCTTCCCAAGAATTTTTCCATCACTATGATGGGAGGAAACCG GTTTTGCTTGCTGGATTGGCTGATAATTGGCCAGCAAGGAATACATGGACAGTTGACCAGcttttgaaaaaatatggagaaaCTGCTTTTAAAATTTCTCAAAGGAGCTCTTGGAAAATCTCAATGAAATTCAAGGATTATGTCTCGTACATGAAAATTCAGCATGATGAAGATCCTCTATATATTTTTGATGACAAG TTTGGGGAAACTGCACCAAGCCTATTGAATGATTACAGTGTGCCTCATCTGTTTCAAGAAGACTTGTTTGGCATCCTTGATAGAGAGCAGCGACCACCCTTCAGGTGGCTTATTATTGGGCCTGAAAGATCTGGTGCATCTTGGCATGTTGATCCAGCACTTACTAGTGCCTGGAACACTCTTTTATGTGGGCGTAAAAG GTGGGCATTGTATCCTCCAGGTAGGGTACCTATAGGTGTCACAGTACATGTGAATGAAGAAAATGGTGATGTAAATATCGAAACTCCATCATCACTTCAG TGGTGGCTGGAATTTTATCCAATTCTTGCTGATGCAGACAAGCCGGTAGAGTTTACTCAACTACCTGGAGAGACCATATTTGTTCCAAGTGGATGGTGGCACTGTGTTCTGAATCTTGAAATGACAGTTGCTGTTACACAAAATTTTGTGAATTCCAGAAACTTTGAATATGTATGTCTGGACATGGCCCCTGGTTATCGTCATAAAGGAGTTTGCCGTGCTGGATTGTTGGCTCTTGATGGAGGAGGTCTAGAGAAACTTGAAAAAGATGAAGTTCATGATGAAGAAGACCTGAGTTGCGGAAACATGTCAAGGAAAGAAAAAAGGGCCAGAGTTCAAGAAGTCCAGGAAGATCCAGGATACGAGGCAACTAAGAATGGACACCCCAAAAGTTATGAGTTGTGGAAGCAAGGTTTTTCTTATGATATTGAATTTTTAGGCACATTCTTGGATAAGGAAAGGGACCACTACAATTCCCAATGGAGCCCAGGCAACGCCATCGGACAAAGGGAACTGAGGGATTGGCTATCTAAGCTTTGGGTTAGAAAACCAGAAATGAGAGAGCTTTTATGGAAG GGAGCATGCCTAGCATTGAATGCAGACAAATGGTTGAATTGCCTGTTGGAAGTTTGTTCATTCTACAGTTTGCCTGTTCCCACAGACGATGAAAAGCTTCCTGTTGGCACAGGCAGCAATCCT GTTTATCTCTTAGCTGACCAAGCAGTAAAAATCTTCGTTGAAGAAGGTGTGGAGGCTTCGATGTATGGCTTAGGCACTGAG CTTCATTTTTATGATGTGCTAAATAAAGTCGATTCCCCTCTGAAAAATTATGTTCCTGAAATTTTGGCGAGTGGGATTCTTTATCTTCAGAATGGAAATCAGAAGATTGTGCCATGGGATGGTAAAGGAATACCTAATGTGATTAGCCAGTGCAATCTCATTCCAGAGAATTGTGAAGAGCATGATTTCCCTTTTGGTTTGTGGGCGAAGAAACAATACGATTGCAGGAAAGCTGGGACGTCACTAAGTGAGCAGACAGATTTGATGGGACACACACATATATGGCCATTTATAATTACAAAACGATGCAAAGGAAAGATATTTGCTGAATT AAGAGATTCACTGTCATGGGAAGATGCTCTAAATTTAGCCTCCTTTCTTGGAGAGCAAGTGCGTAACCTTCATCTGTTACCCTACCCACCTTTAAATAAATCAGCTTTAGAATTGCGAAGTGCTAAATGTACTATGGAGGAGCTTTCGTGTAAATCTGAAATTCCTGTGGAATGGGAAATCTTCATTAGATCTTTATCAAGACAGAAGGAAACTGTTACTAGCCGCTTGAATGATTG GGGAGATCCAATCCCAGGAACACTGATACAGAAAGTTCATGAATATATTCCAGATGATTTTACGAAGTTGTTGAATCCATACAAG TATAAAGATGGGTTAGGAAAAATCTGTAAGCCTTGCTCATGGATACATTCAGATATTATGGATGACAACATTCACATGGAAGCAAATAGCGTTAGCCCTTGTATGAGTGGAGACAGTGATAGGGGTCGTCTGGTGGATAGAAGTTCGAATGGCCACAAACATGCCGATGATGATAGATCATGGCGACTCAGCTACATCCTTGATTTTAGTGATCTTTCTATTG GTGACCGCATTCATGATCTGATACCTATATACTTGGATGTATTTAGAGGTGACCCCAGTCTTCTGAAGAAATTCTTAGAAAGTTATGGACTACCTTTACTGTCCAACAAGAATGAATCAACTCAGGGAAGTGACAAGTTTGGGCGACTTTCCTACCATGCAAT GAGTAGGAGCGTCAAGGGTGGTGGTTTTTGA
- the LOC136200455 gene encoding lysine-specific demethylase JMJ21 isoform X1, whose amino-acid sequence MHSSSVSSMEISQLPAFYIKDRRPDALGNLKVLPDDLICSILEYLTPPDAARLSCVSSVMYILCNEEPLWMTFCLNRANGPLQYAGSWKKTTLHLENVPYKYIECCGRPRHFEGFNSLFLYRRLYRCNTSLLGFSFDSATVERKKDISSQEFFHHYDGRKPVLLAGLADNWPARNTWTVDQLLKKYGETAFKISQRSSWKISMKFKDYVSYMKIQHDEDPLYIFDDKFGETAPSLLNDYSVPHLFQEDLFGILDREQRPPFRWLIIGPERSGASWHVDPALTSAWNTLLCGRKRWALYPPGRVPIGVTVHVNEENGDVNIETPSSLQWWLEFYPILADADKPVEFTQLPGETIFVPSGWWHCVLNLEMTVAVTQNFVNSRNFEYVCLDMAPGYRHKGVCRAGLLALDGGGLEKLEKDEVHDEEDLSCGNMSRKEKRARVQEVQEDPGYEATKNGHPKSYELWKQGFSYDIEFLGTFLDKERDHYNSQWSPGNAIGQRELRDWLSKLWVRKPEMRELLWKGACLALNADKWLNCLLEVCSFYSLPVPTDDEKLPVGTGSNPVYLLADQAVKIFVEEGVEASMYGLGTELHFYDVLNKVDSPLKNYVPEILASGILYLQNGNQKIVPWDGKGIPNVISQCNLIPENCEEHDFPFGLWAKKQYDCRKAGTSLSEQTDLMGHTHIWPFIITKRCKGKIFAELRDSLSWEDALNLASFLGEQVRNLHLLPYPPLNKSALELRSAKCTMEELSCKSEIPVEWEIFIRSLSRQKETVTSRLNDWGDPIPGTLIQKVHEYIPDDFTKLLNPYKYKDGLGKICKPCSWIHSDIMDDNIHMEANSVSPCMSGDSDRGRLVDRSSNGHKHADDDRSWRLSYILDFSDLSIGDRIHDLIPIYLDVFRGDPSLLKKFLESYGLPLLSNKNESTQGSDKFGRLSYHAMCYCILHEENILGAIFSIWKELITAESWEEVELVVWGELNNYGGISSFDCGLNSN is encoded by the exons ATGCATTCTTCATCTGTTTCATCAATGGAAATTTCTCAACTCCCAGCTTTCTATATTAAAGATCGCAGACCTGATGCTCTCGGCAACCTTAAAGTCCTTCCCGATGACCTCATTTGTTCTATTTTGGAGTATCTTACTCCTCCAGATGCCGCTCGTCTCTCCTGCGTCAGCAG TGTGATGTATATTTTATGCAATGAAGAACCACTCTGGATGACTTTTTGCCTCAATAGGGCGAATGGACCGCTTCAGTATGCAGGGTCCTGGAAAAAAACTACATTGCATTT GGAAAATGTGCCTTATAAATATATAGAATGCTGTGGAAGACCACGTCATTTTGAGG GTTTTAACTCTTTATTCTTGTATAGAAGATTATATAGGTGCAATACCTCTTTGCTTGGGTTTTCATTTGATTCTGCAACTgtggaaagaaagaaagacatCTCTTCCCAAGAATTTTTCCATCACTATGATGGGAGGAAACCG GTTTTGCTTGCTGGATTGGCTGATAATTGGCCAGCAAGGAATACATGGACAGTTGACCAGcttttgaaaaaatatggagaaaCTGCTTTTAAAATTTCTCAAAGGAGCTCTTGGAAAATCTCAATGAAATTCAAGGATTATGTCTCGTACATGAAAATTCAGCATGATGAAGATCCTCTATATATTTTTGATGACAAG TTTGGGGAAACTGCACCAAGCCTATTGAATGATTACAGTGTGCCTCATCTGTTTCAAGAAGACTTGTTTGGCATCCTTGATAGAGAGCAGCGACCACCCTTCAGGTGGCTTATTATTGGGCCTGAAAGATCTGGTGCATCTTGGCATGTTGATCCAGCACTTACTAGTGCCTGGAACACTCTTTTATGTGGGCGTAAAAG GTGGGCATTGTATCCTCCAGGTAGGGTACCTATAGGTGTCACAGTACATGTGAATGAAGAAAATGGTGATGTAAATATCGAAACTCCATCATCACTTCAG TGGTGGCTGGAATTTTATCCAATTCTTGCTGATGCAGACAAGCCGGTAGAGTTTACTCAACTACCTGGAGAGACCATATTTGTTCCAAGTGGATGGTGGCACTGTGTTCTGAATCTTGAAATGACAGTTGCTGTTACACAAAATTTTGTGAATTCCAGAAACTTTGAATATGTATGTCTGGACATGGCCCCTGGTTATCGTCATAAAGGAGTTTGCCGTGCTGGATTGTTGGCTCTTGATGGAGGAGGTCTAGAGAAACTTGAAAAAGATGAAGTTCATGATGAAGAAGACCTGAGTTGCGGAAACATGTCAAGGAAAGAAAAAAGGGCCAGAGTTCAAGAAGTCCAGGAAGATCCAGGATACGAGGCAACTAAGAATGGACACCCCAAAAGTTATGAGTTGTGGAAGCAAGGTTTTTCTTATGATATTGAATTTTTAGGCACATTCTTGGATAAGGAAAGGGACCACTACAATTCCCAATGGAGCCCAGGCAACGCCATCGGACAAAGGGAACTGAGGGATTGGCTATCTAAGCTTTGGGTTAGAAAACCAGAAATGAGAGAGCTTTTATGGAAG GGAGCATGCCTAGCATTGAATGCAGACAAATGGTTGAATTGCCTGTTGGAAGTTTGTTCATTCTACAGTTTGCCTGTTCCCACAGACGATGAAAAGCTTCCTGTTGGCACAGGCAGCAATCCT GTTTATCTCTTAGCTGACCAAGCAGTAAAAATCTTCGTTGAAGAAGGTGTGGAGGCTTCGATGTATGGCTTAGGCACTGAG CTTCATTTTTATGATGTGCTAAATAAAGTCGATTCCCCTCTGAAAAATTATGTTCCTGAAATTTTGGCGAGTGGGATTCTTTATCTTCAGAATGGAAATCAGAAGATTGTGCCATGGGATGGTAAAGGAATACCTAATGTGATTAGCCAGTGCAATCTCATTCCAGAGAATTGTGAAGAGCATGATTTCCCTTTTGGTTTGTGGGCGAAGAAACAATACGATTGCAGGAAAGCTGGGACGTCACTAAGTGAGCAGACAGATTTGATGGGACACACACATATATGGCCATTTATAATTACAAAACGATGCAAAGGAAAGATATTTGCTGAATT AAGAGATTCACTGTCATGGGAAGATGCTCTAAATTTAGCCTCCTTTCTTGGAGAGCAAGTGCGTAACCTTCATCTGTTACCCTACCCACCTTTAAATAAATCAGCTTTAGAATTGCGAAGTGCTAAATGTACTATGGAGGAGCTTTCGTGTAAATCTGAAATTCCTGTGGAATGGGAAATCTTCATTAGATCTTTATCAAGACAGAAGGAAACTGTTACTAGCCGCTTGAATGATTG GGGAGATCCAATCCCAGGAACACTGATACAGAAAGTTCATGAATATATTCCAGATGATTTTACGAAGTTGTTGAATCCATACAAG TATAAAGATGGGTTAGGAAAAATCTGTAAGCCTTGCTCATGGATACATTCAGATATTATGGATGACAACATTCACATGGAAGCAAATAGCGTTAGCCCTTGTATGAGTGGAGACAGTGATAGGGGTCGTCTGGTGGATAGAAGTTCGAATGGCCACAAACATGCCGATGATGATAGATCATGGCGACTCAGCTACATCCTTGATTTTAGTGATCTTTCTATTG GTGACCGCATTCATGATCTGATACCTATATACTTGGATGTATTTAGAGGTGACCCCAGTCTTCTGAAGAAATTCTTAGAAAGTTATGGACTACCTTTACTGTCCAACAAGAATGAATCAACTCAGGGAAGTGACAAGTTTGGGCGACTTTCCTACCATGCAAT GTGCTATTGTATATTACATGAAGAGAATATCTTGGGGGCTATTTTCAGTATATGGAAAGAACTCATAACGGCAGAGTCATGGGAAGAGGTTGAGCTGGTTGTGTGGGGAGAACTTAACAACTACGGAGGCATCTCCTCCTTTGATTGTGGTCTAAATTCTAATTGA
- the LOC136200455 gene encoding lysine-specific demethylase JMJ21 isoform X3: protein MYILCNEEPLWMTFCLNRANGPLQYAGSWKKTTLHLENVPYKYIECCGRPRHFEGFNSLFLYRRLYRCNTSLLGFSFDSATVERKKDISSQEFFHHYDGRKPVLLAGLADNWPARNTWTVDQLLKKYGETAFKISQRSSWKISMKFKDYVSYMKIQHDEDPLYIFDDKFGETAPSLLNDYSVPHLFQEDLFGILDREQRPPFRWLIIGPERSGASWHVDPALTSAWNTLLCGRKRWALYPPGRVPIGVTVHVNEENGDVNIETPSSLQWWLEFYPILADADKPVEFTQLPGETIFVPSGWWHCVLNLEMTVAVTQNFVNSRNFEYVCLDMAPGYRHKGVCRAGLLALDGGGLEKLEKDEVHDEEDLSCGNMSRKEKRARVQEVQEDPGYEATKNGHPKSYELWKQGFSYDIEFLGTFLDKERDHYNSQWSPGNAIGQRELRDWLSKLWVRKPEMRELLWKGACLALNADKWLNCLLEVCSFYSLPVPTDDEKLPVGTGSNPVYLLADQAVKIFVEEGVEASMYGLGTELHFYDVLNKVDSPLKNYVPEILASGILYLQNGNQKIVPWDGKGIPNVISQCNLIPENCEEHDFPFGLWAKKQYDCRKAGTSLSEQTDLMGHTHIWPFIITKRCKGKIFAELRDSLSWEDALNLASFLGEQVRNLHLLPYPPLNKSALELRSAKCTMEELSCKSEIPVEWEIFIRSLSRQKETVTSRLNDWGDPIPGTLIQKVHEYIPDDFTKLLNPYKYKDGLGKICKPCSWIHSDIMDDNIHMEANSVSPCMSGDSDRGRLVDRSSNGHKHADDDRSWRLSYILDFSDLSIGDRIHDLIPIYLDVFRGDPSLLKKFLESYGLPLLSNKNESTQGSDKFGRLSYHAMCYCILHEENILGAIFSIWKELITAESWEEVELVVWGELNNYGGISSFDCGLNSN, encoded by the exons ATGTATATTTTATGCAATGAAGAACCACTCTGGATGACTTTTTGCCTCAATAGGGCGAATGGACCGCTTCAGTATGCAGGGTCCTGGAAAAAAACTACATTGCATTT GGAAAATGTGCCTTATAAATATATAGAATGCTGTGGAAGACCACGTCATTTTGAGG GTTTTAACTCTTTATTCTTGTATAGAAGATTATATAGGTGCAATACCTCTTTGCTTGGGTTTTCATTTGATTCTGCAACTgtggaaagaaagaaagacatCTCTTCCCAAGAATTTTTCCATCACTATGATGGGAGGAAACCG GTTTTGCTTGCTGGATTGGCTGATAATTGGCCAGCAAGGAATACATGGACAGTTGACCAGcttttgaaaaaatatggagaaaCTGCTTTTAAAATTTCTCAAAGGAGCTCTTGGAAAATCTCAATGAAATTCAAGGATTATGTCTCGTACATGAAAATTCAGCATGATGAAGATCCTCTATATATTTTTGATGACAAG TTTGGGGAAACTGCACCAAGCCTATTGAATGATTACAGTGTGCCTCATCTGTTTCAAGAAGACTTGTTTGGCATCCTTGATAGAGAGCAGCGACCACCCTTCAGGTGGCTTATTATTGGGCCTGAAAGATCTGGTGCATCTTGGCATGTTGATCCAGCACTTACTAGTGCCTGGAACACTCTTTTATGTGGGCGTAAAAG GTGGGCATTGTATCCTCCAGGTAGGGTACCTATAGGTGTCACAGTACATGTGAATGAAGAAAATGGTGATGTAAATATCGAAACTCCATCATCACTTCAG TGGTGGCTGGAATTTTATCCAATTCTTGCTGATGCAGACAAGCCGGTAGAGTTTACTCAACTACCTGGAGAGACCATATTTGTTCCAAGTGGATGGTGGCACTGTGTTCTGAATCTTGAAATGACAGTTGCTGTTACACAAAATTTTGTGAATTCCAGAAACTTTGAATATGTATGTCTGGACATGGCCCCTGGTTATCGTCATAAAGGAGTTTGCCGTGCTGGATTGTTGGCTCTTGATGGAGGAGGTCTAGAGAAACTTGAAAAAGATGAAGTTCATGATGAAGAAGACCTGAGTTGCGGAAACATGTCAAGGAAAGAAAAAAGGGCCAGAGTTCAAGAAGTCCAGGAAGATCCAGGATACGAGGCAACTAAGAATGGACACCCCAAAAGTTATGAGTTGTGGAAGCAAGGTTTTTCTTATGATATTGAATTTTTAGGCACATTCTTGGATAAGGAAAGGGACCACTACAATTCCCAATGGAGCCCAGGCAACGCCATCGGACAAAGGGAACTGAGGGATTGGCTATCTAAGCTTTGGGTTAGAAAACCAGAAATGAGAGAGCTTTTATGGAAG GGAGCATGCCTAGCATTGAATGCAGACAAATGGTTGAATTGCCTGTTGGAAGTTTGTTCATTCTACAGTTTGCCTGTTCCCACAGACGATGAAAAGCTTCCTGTTGGCACAGGCAGCAATCCT GTTTATCTCTTAGCTGACCAAGCAGTAAAAATCTTCGTTGAAGAAGGTGTGGAGGCTTCGATGTATGGCTTAGGCACTGAG CTTCATTTTTATGATGTGCTAAATAAAGTCGATTCCCCTCTGAAAAATTATGTTCCTGAAATTTTGGCGAGTGGGATTCTTTATCTTCAGAATGGAAATCAGAAGATTGTGCCATGGGATGGTAAAGGAATACCTAATGTGATTAGCCAGTGCAATCTCATTCCAGAGAATTGTGAAGAGCATGATTTCCCTTTTGGTTTGTGGGCGAAGAAACAATACGATTGCAGGAAAGCTGGGACGTCACTAAGTGAGCAGACAGATTTGATGGGACACACACATATATGGCCATTTATAATTACAAAACGATGCAAAGGAAAGATATTTGCTGAATT AAGAGATTCACTGTCATGGGAAGATGCTCTAAATTTAGCCTCCTTTCTTGGAGAGCAAGTGCGTAACCTTCATCTGTTACCCTACCCACCTTTAAATAAATCAGCTTTAGAATTGCGAAGTGCTAAATGTACTATGGAGGAGCTTTCGTGTAAATCTGAAATTCCTGTGGAATGGGAAATCTTCATTAGATCTTTATCAAGACAGAAGGAAACTGTTACTAGCCGCTTGAATGATTG GGGAGATCCAATCCCAGGAACACTGATACAGAAAGTTCATGAATATATTCCAGATGATTTTACGAAGTTGTTGAATCCATACAAG TATAAAGATGGGTTAGGAAAAATCTGTAAGCCTTGCTCATGGATACATTCAGATATTATGGATGACAACATTCACATGGAAGCAAATAGCGTTAGCCCTTGTATGAGTGGAGACAGTGATAGGGGTCGTCTGGTGGATAGAAGTTCGAATGGCCACAAACATGCCGATGATGATAGATCATGGCGACTCAGCTACATCCTTGATTTTAGTGATCTTTCTATTG GTGACCGCATTCATGATCTGATACCTATATACTTGGATGTATTTAGAGGTGACCCCAGTCTTCTGAAGAAATTCTTAGAAAGTTATGGACTACCTTTACTGTCCAACAAGAATGAATCAACTCAGGGAAGTGACAAGTTTGGGCGACTTTCCTACCATGCAAT GTGCTATTGTATATTACATGAAGAGAATATCTTGGGGGCTATTTTCAGTATATGGAAAGAACTCATAACGGCAGAGTCATGGGAAGAGGTTGAGCTGGTTGTGTGGGGAGAACTTAACAACTACGGAGGCATCTCCTCCTTTGATTGTGGTCTAAATTCTAATTGA